Below is a window of Jonesiaceae bacterium BS-20 DNA.
ATATTGCGGTCCGCCAAGACCAAGTTTGGCAATGGTCAAGAGTTTTTGGGTGGCCGGACCTTGTCCCAGCACAATCGCCATTCGCAGTGCTACGCGCCTGGTTTGTGGCAGCTCATTTGCAAAGAACTCCCGTTCCCAATTGCGCGCAATATCCACCGAGAACCCCTGCCCCAACTCCCCGGCACTTTCGGTTTGAGGGTAGTCGGTGGCATGCCGGTAGATCGTTGCGGTTGACGAGTTGAGCCACAGCCTGGGCGGGTGAGCCGCGTTGGAAACCGCTTGGTTCAGCAGCCGAGTGGTTTGCACCCGCGAGCGCAGAATCTCGTTGCGGGCGGCATCGTGATACCGGCAGCCAACGTTTTTGCCTGCCATGTTAATGAGCAGATCGGCCCCATCCACGAGGGCAAACACCTTGTCTGGCTCATCCCAGGTAACGGGGCCGGACCGCCCAATCGTGGCCACCTCGTATCCTCGTGCCTCGAGGTTTACAATAAGTTCCTTCCCAATGAAGCCTGAGGCCCCAGCGACTACTGCTTTTGGCATGGATGACGCCCTTCTCACGGATGACTAGGTAAGCCTACCAATGCCGGTGCACAGGAGATCCCCAAAAAATGGGTTTACCATTGCCTCTTCGGTTGGCAGCCTCACGAATATCATGGGTGACAAACGCATTGGTCCAGCAACTACG
It encodes the following:
- a CDS encoding DUF1731 domain-containing protein, translated to MPKAVVAGASGFIGKELIVNLEARGYEVATIGRSGPVTWDEPDKVFALVDGADLLINMAGKNVGCRYHDAARNEILRSRVQTTRLLNQAVSNAAHPPRLWLNSSTATIYRHATDYPQTESAGELGQGFSVDIARNWEREFFANELPQTRRVALRMAIVLGQGPATQKLLTIAKLGLGGPQYDGWWPGHRRYRGIGPDPTGPERSGYYRTKGQQRFSWVHIEDCLRAITFIDQHPDITGVINIAAPNPVTNKELMATLRRAVGAPVGLPAYRWMLEPAMFILRVEPEMLLKSRWVIPEKLMDAGFKFKWANLREAIADLT